One window of the Natrinema sp. CBA1119 genome contains the following:
- a CDS encoding NAD(P)/FAD-dependent oxidoreductase: MVHVAIVGAYGSAGVAVADELLERRNEFTDDLELTLIDDGEPGGGLCILRGCMPSKDVLSAVEHRYLARHDDRLEGVPEADPERIVARKDEHVSNFADHRRSHVHDLADRDGVELVRDTARFVDDRVLDVEGRRLEPDYVVVATGSVPNVPELPGIDEVPARTSTDVLDATAFPDSGIVLGNGYISLELGPYLSEIGDVDLTVIEHDERPLEEMEPEYGDALLDIYRDQFGIEVLTNTDEKRLESTADGGVRLIAERTDSGEREELTVEADELYCFTGRRPNLDGLGLENTRLEPGEGWVTSTMQARDDERAFVVGDANGREPILHVAKEQGFAAGENIVRHRRGEDCEPYANVPHHVIFSGLGVYPFARIGHTPATAAATHMDEIVVTREASSDGVFETKGHPEGRATLIVSADDGTVLGYQGLHRHADVMAKTMQVVVEMRLDVREVPKRAYHPTTPEILDGLFRAACAELAEREDCVAETDSADMIP; this comes from the coding sequence ATGGTCCACGTTGCGATCGTCGGTGCATACGGCAGTGCTGGCGTCGCCGTCGCCGACGAACTTCTCGAACGCCGCAACGAATTCACCGACGATCTCGAGTTGACGCTGATCGACGACGGCGAGCCCGGCGGCGGACTCTGCATTCTCCGCGGCTGCATGCCGTCGAAGGACGTCCTCTCGGCCGTCGAGCACCGGTATCTGGCGCGTCACGACGACCGGCTCGAGGGCGTCCCCGAGGCGGATCCCGAGCGAATCGTCGCCCGCAAGGACGAGCACGTCTCGAACTTCGCCGACCACCGTCGGAGCCACGTCCACGACCTCGCCGATCGAGACGGCGTCGAACTCGTCCGCGACACCGCCCGCTTCGTCGACGACCGCGTGCTCGACGTGGAGGGACGGCGGCTCGAGCCCGACTACGTCGTCGTCGCGACCGGCTCCGTGCCGAACGTTCCCGAGCTGCCGGGGATCGACGAGGTCCCCGCTCGAACCAGTACGGACGTCCTCGACGCGACCGCGTTCCCGGACTCGGGGATCGTGCTGGGCAACGGCTACATCAGCCTCGAACTGGGCCCCTACCTCAGCGAGATCGGGGACGTCGACCTCACCGTGATCGAGCACGACGAACGTCCGCTCGAGGAGATGGAACCCGAATACGGCGACGCCCTCCTCGACATCTACCGCGATCAGTTCGGGATCGAGGTCCTGACGAACACCGACGAGAAACGACTCGAGTCGACCGCCGACGGCGGCGTCCGGCTGATCGCCGAACGGACGGACAGTGGCGAACGGGAGGAGCTAACCGTCGAAGCCGACGAACTCTACTGCTTCACCGGCCGTCGGCCGAACCTCGACGGGCTGGGACTCGAGAACACCCGACTCGAGCCCGGGGAGGGCTGGGTCACGTCGACGATGCAGGCCCGCGACGACGAGCGCGCGTTCGTCGTCGGTGACGCCAACGGTCGCGAGCCGATCCTGCACGTCGCCAAAGAACAGGGGTTCGCGGCCGGCGAAAACATCGTCCGCCACCGGCGAGGTGAGGACTGCGAGCCCTACGCGAACGTCCCGCATCACGTGATCTTCTCGGGGCTGGGCGTCTACCCGTTCGCCCGCATCGGGCACACGCCGGCGACCGCCGCGGCGACGCACATGGACGAAATCGTCGTCACCCGCGAGGCGTCGTCGGATGGCGTCTTCGAGACGAAAGGCCATCCCGAGGGCCGGGCGACGCTGATCGTCAGCGCCGACGACGGCACCGTGTTAGGGTATCAGGGGCTCCACCGGCACGCCGACGTGATGGCCAAGACGATGCAGGTCGTCGTCGAGATGAGACTGGACGTCCGCGAGGTACCCAAGCGGGCCTACCACCCGACGACGCCCGAAATCCTCGACGGCCTCTTCCGAGCGGCGTGTGCCGAACTGGCGGAGCGCGAGGACTGCGTCGCCGAGACCGATTCGGCGGATATGATTCCCTAA
- a CDS encoding alpha/beta fold hydrolase yields MPTGATFDSDGVRLAYDDIVPEGDDGAAPPIVLVHGFASSRHENWRDREWDDTLLEAGRRVIALDCRGHGESEKPHDPTAYETDSMAADVVRLLEHLEIERADFLGYSMGGRIGTEALYRHPERFNAAVLAGIGAATMEPSDAGDRIADGLLADDPDDVTDPLGKRFRVFAETTDNDLEALAACARTRTAPADWDEIAQVEHPVLIVAGEHDDITGDPEPLAEGFPNGEAVIVDDADHLTTVPDERFTAAVLEFLEREGL; encoded by the coding sequence ATGCCAACTGGAGCGACGTTCGATTCCGACGGCGTTCGTCTCGCATACGACGACATAGTCCCCGAGGGAGACGACGGGGCCGCCCCACCGATCGTTCTCGTCCACGGCTTCGCCTCGAGCCGGCACGAGAACTGGCGCGATCGCGAGTGGGACGACACGCTGCTCGAGGCCGGCCGTCGAGTCATCGCACTGGACTGTCGGGGCCACGGCGAAAGCGAGAAACCCCACGATCCCACGGCCTACGAGACGGACAGCATGGCGGCGGACGTGGTCCGGCTGCTCGAGCACCTCGAGATCGAGCGCGCCGACTTCCTGGGATACTCGATGGGCGGCCGGATCGGCACGGAAGCGCTGTACCGCCATCCGGAGCGGTTCAACGCCGCCGTGTTGGCCGGCATTGGAGCGGCGACGATGGAGCCGAGCGACGCCGGCGACCGGATCGCCGACGGATTGCTGGCCGACGATCCCGACGACGTGACGGACCCGCTCGGCAAGCGGTTTCGGGTCTTCGCCGAGACGACCGACAACGACCTCGAGGCGCTCGCGGCCTGCGCCCGGACGCGAACCGCGCCCGCGGACTGGGACGAGATCGCGCAGGTCGAGCATCCGGTGCTGATCGTGGCTGGCGAGCACGACGATATTACGGGCGACCCCGAACCGCTCGCGGAGGGCTTTCCCAACGGCGAGGCCGTCATCGTCGACGACGCCGACCACCTGACGACCGTCCCCGACGAGCGGTTTACGGCGGCCGTGCTCGAGTTTCTCGAGCGGGAGGGATTGTAG
- a CDS encoding helix-turn-helix domain-containing protein, with amino-acid sequence MARLFPFRSETAAEEGQPRVVDLEGEDADAVFSALSSTTARRIYARLDEEPGTPSDVADAVDSSIQNVRYHLENLEGAGLVEVVDTWYSSRGNEMSVYATTDGPLIVTSDESTATKLKEALSRLIGGVAVLAGGSLLVQHALTRWLAPTGTDDGGSQPATDAGSQPTGDGGTTGGAENGSSGGDIGTSTVNGTEGSDSGDAGTSDPALDSANETAQNASDGGVEAAEAVFQTVPPGLLFFLGGLVVLLAVVLYWYWYRPAY; translated from the coding sequence ATGGCCCGGTTGTTCCCCTTTCGCTCCGAGACGGCCGCCGAAGAGGGCCAGCCCCGCGTCGTCGACCTCGAGGGCGAGGACGCCGACGCGGTCTTCAGCGCCCTCTCCTCGACGACGGCCCGGCGGATCTATGCTCGTCTCGACGAGGAACCCGGGACGCCGAGCGACGTCGCCGACGCGGTCGACTCGTCGATCCAGAACGTTCGCTACCACCTCGAGAACCTCGAGGGGGCGGGTCTCGTCGAGGTGGTCGACACCTGGTACTCCTCGCGGGGCAACGAGATGAGCGTCTACGCGACGACCGACGGGCCGCTGATCGTGACGAGCGACGAGTCGACGGCGACGAAGCTCAAGGAGGCGCTCTCGCGGCTGATCGGCGGCGTCGCCGTGCTCGCGGGCGGGAGTCTGCTGGTTCAGCACGCGCTCACGCGCTGGCTCGCGCCGACGGGAACGGACGACGGCGGATCCCAGCCGGCGACTGACGCCGGATCGCAGCCGACGGGTGACGGGGGGACGACTGGCGGGGCGGAAAACGGCTCGAGCGGCGGGGATATCGGAACTTCCACCGTTAACGGAACTGAGGGCTCCGATAGCGGCGATGCGGGTACGTCCGATCCGGCGCTCGATAGCGCCAACGAGACGGCCCAGAACGCGTCCGACGGCGGCGTGGAGGCGGCGGAGGCGGTGTTCCAAACCGTGCCGCCCGGACTGCTCTTTTTCCTCGGCGGACTCGTCGTTCTGCTCGCGGTGGTACTCTACTGGTACTGGTACCGCCCGGCGTACTGA
- a CDS encoding GNAT family N-acetyltransferase: protein MTRVVRRATIDDVWAVHEIARESWHAAYDDVLGPERVDEVVDDWYAIGDLESAITDVSGREDAAFLVAERAPGQSSAAGAERGSVARGFAHAVPWPEDTTVVFLARLYVRPDDWNEGIGTALLERLEADFSTAVDRIRLAVLAANQVGISFYESRGFDRVATRSSDLAAGLEEHVYERQLSTPDE, encoded by the coding sequence GTGACTCGAGTCGTTCGACGGGCGACGATCGACGACGTCTGGGCCGTTCACGAGATCGCACGCGAGAGCTGGCACGCCGCCTACGACGACGTTCTCGGCCCCGAGCGGGTCGACGAGGTCGTCGACGACTGGTACGCGATCGGCGATCTCGAGTCCGCGATTACGGACGTCAGCGGCCGCGAGGACGCCGCGTTTCTCGTCGCCGAACGAGCGCCAGGACAGTCGTCCGCTGCCGGGGCCGAGCGCGGCTCCGTGGCTCGCGGCTTCGCCCACGCCGTCCCGTGGCCGGAGGATACCACGGTGGTGTTTCTCGCGCGCCTCTACGTCCGACCGGACGACTGGAACGAAGGGATCGGAACCGCGTTGCTCGAGCGCCTCGAGGCCGATTTCTCGACGGCGGTCGATCGGATTCGGCTGGCCGTCCTCGCCGCCAACCAGGTCGGCATCTCGTTCTACGAATCCCGCGGCTTCGACCGCGTCGCGACCCGCTCGTCCGATCTGGCGGCGGGGCTCGAGGAGCACGTCTACGAACGGCAGCTATCGACTCCGGACGAGTGA
- a CDS encoding DUF3311 domain-containing protein encodes MRRTELGIWIAVAVVLAGLAVPWFLWGSATVVAGLPVWLWWHVGWMGLASVVFWVFTQRAWGIGIETTGDSSEPPERVDPEQRTTLGGDSP; translated from the coding sequence ATGCGCCGAACCGAACTGGGGATCTGGATCGCGGTCGCGGTCGTCCTCGCCGGACTGGCGGTGCCGTGGTTCCTGTGGGGATCGGCGACTGTCGTCGCCGGCCTGCCGGTGTGGCTCTGGTGGCACGTCGGCTGGATGGGGCTTGCCTCGGTTGTCTTCTGGGTGTTCACGCAGCGCGCGTGGGGGATCGGCATCGAAACGACGGGGGACTCGAGCGAGCCACCAGAACGGGTCGACCCCGAGCAGCGGACGACTCTCGGAGGTGACTCGCCGTGA
- the rtcA gene encoding RNA 3'-terminal phosphate cyclase, with protein MSAPLTLDGSSAGGQFLRTALALSVLENEPVRLEGVRGDRPTPGLSHQHLAVLETMVELCDADVSGAELGSETVEFEPGLEAGDANTAVGTGLDGGSYAVDIGTAGSATLLCNALLPLAAVLESPLSVTITGGTDVAWSPPLDYFRHIKLPLCRQFGLEAACEVDRRGFYPDGGGAVTLRLAPSSLERIDLLERGSLEGLRIYSTESASLADRDVAHRQAEGALERLNMGTDLEVLERCETTAASPSPGSALVLRVDHGTGVAGFSALGERGKPAERVGEDAADAANRFLEGSAPVDRHMADQLLVFLALAGGRVRVPEVTDHVETRCELLEAFGVDVGLEREAETAVVSVASSLDAGQ; from the coding sequence ATGAGCGCGCCTCTGACACTCGACGGCTCGAGCGCCGGCGGCCAGTTCCTCCGAACGGCGCTCGCGCTGTCGGTCCTCGAGAACGAGCCGGTCCGACTCGAGGGCGTCCGCGGTGACCGACCCACGCCCGGCCTGTCCCACCAGCATTTGGCGGTCCTCGAGACAATGGTCGAACTGTGCGACGCCGACGTCTCGGGTGCGGAACTCGGGTCGGAGACGGTCGAGTTCGAACCGGGACTCGAGGCCGGCGACGCGAATACGGCGGTCGGGACGGGACTCGATGGCGGCAGCTACGCTGTCGATATCGGCACCGCAGGCAGCGCCACGCTGTTGTGCAACGCCCTGTTGCCGCTGGCGGCGGTCCTCGAGTCGCCGCTGTCGGTGACGATTACCGGCGGGACGGACGTGGCGTGGTCGCCGCCGCTGGACTACTTCCGGCACATCAAACTCCCGCTGTGTCGCCAATTCGGCCTCGAGGCCGCCTGCGAGGTCGACCGCCGGGGGTTCTATCCCGACGGCGGCGGCGCGGTAACGCTCCGGCTCGCACCATCGAGCCTCGAGCGGATCGACCTTCTTGAGCGAGGGTCACTCGAGGGACTCCGCATCTATTCGACCGAGTCGGCGTCGCTGGCGGACCGCGACGTTGCCCACCGGCAGGCCGAGGGGGCGCTCGAGCGACTGAATATGGGGACCGATCTCGAGGTGCTCGAGCGCTGTGAGACGACCGCGGCGAGTCCCTCGCCCGGCTCCGCGCTGGTGCTCCGGGTCGATCACGGCACCGGCGTTGCCGGCTTTTCGGCGCTCGGCGAGCGCGGGAAGCCCGCCGAGCGCGTGGGCGAAGACGCCGCAGACGCGGCGAATCGCTTCCTCGAGGGCTCCGCGCCGGTTGATCGACACATGGCCGATCAGTTACTCGTATTTCTCGCGCTCGCGGGCGGCCGAGTACGCGTGCCCGAAGTCACTGATCACGTCGAAACGCGGTGTGAACTGCTCGAGGCGTTCGGGGTCGACGTGGGACTCGAGCGGGAGGCCGAGACGGCGGTGGTGTCGGTCGCGTCGTCGCTGGACGCGGGTCAGTAG
- the kdgK1 gene encoding bifunctional 2-dehydro-3-deoxygluconokinase/2-dehydro-3-deoxygalactonokinase, producing the protein MSDIVTFGETMLRLSPPGNERLENADEFEVRAAGAESNVAIAANRLGADATWISKVPETALGRRVVSELRGHGIQTDVVWSHRGRQGTYYLEQAGKPRGTNVVYDRENTAVSTAEARELDIDRIQNARVFFTTGITPALSSTLRDTTLNLLKAARKGGTTTAFDFNYRRKLWSPDEARETLTKLFPGIDVLVIAARDARTVLGFEGDPRQLAHKLGSQYDFTTVVVTRGAEGAVGWHDSVVHDHDAYETDTVDPIGTGDAFTGAFIARRLEGDDVPDALEYAAATAALKRTIPGDVALVTADEVERLVKDGGEEISR; encoded by the coding sequence GTGAGCGACATCGTCACCTTCGGAGAGACGATGCTCCGGCTCTCGCCGCCGGGCAACGAACGCCTCGAGAACGCCGACGAGTTCGAGGTTCGCGCCGCCGGCGCTGAGAGCAACGTGGCCATCGCGGCCAACCGGCTGGGAGCCGACGCGACCTGGATTTCCAAAGTGCCCGAGACGGCACTCGGCCGCCGCGTCGTTAGCGAACTCCGAGGCCACGGGATCCAAACGGACGTCGTCTGGAGCCACCGCGGTCGCCAGGGGACCTACTACCTCGAGCAGGCGGGCAAACCGCGCGGGACGAACGTGGTCTACGATCGGGAGAACACCGCAGTCTCGACGGCAGAGGCTCGCGAACTCGACATCGACCGGATTCAGAACGCCCGGGTTTTCTTCACCACCGGGATCACGCCCGCGCTCTCCTCGACGCTCCGGGATACGACGCTCAATCTGCTTAAAGCGGCCCGCAAGGGCGGGACGACCACCGCCTTCGACTTCAACTACCGGCGCAAGCTCTGGTCGCCCGACGAGGCCAGGGAGACGCTCACGAAGCTGTTTCCGGGGATCGACGTCCTCGTGATCGCCGCCCGCGACGCGCGGACCGTCCTCGGGTTCGAGGGCGATCCGCGTCAGCTCGCGCACAAGCTCGGCTCGCAGTACGACTTCACGACCGTCGTCGTCACCCGCGGCGCGGAGGGCGCGGTCGGCTGGCACGACAGCGTCGTTCACGACCACGACGCCTACGAGACCGATACCGTCGACCCGATCGGCACCGGCGACGCCTTCACGGGCGCGTTCATCGCCCGCCGGCTCGAGGGTGACGACGTTCCGGACGCCCTCGAGTACGCCGCGGCGACGGCGGCGCTCAAGCGGACGATCCCCGGCGATGTCGCGCTCGTCACGGCCGATGAGGTCGAGCGCCTCGTCAAAGACGGCGGCGAAGAGATCTCGCGATAG
- a CDS encoding sodium:solute symporter: MRAVTLQVTIIVGYLLLALGVGLVAYRLTDRTAEDFYLASRTLGTVVLLFTTFATLLSAFTFFAGPNIAYAQGPEWILVMGLMDGIIFAVLWYVIGYKQWLLGQRFGYVTLGEMLGDRFGSRWLRGLVAGVSLLWLFPYVMLQQVGAGTALEALTEGAVSYAAGAGLITAFMILYVVVAGMRGIAWTDTLQGAFMLITTWVALLWVLAAVGGPGAATEALASNPETGGFLSLGSGYYTPQFILSTAITIGFGVAMFPQVNQRFFAASSKTVLKRSLALWPILCVLLFVPSFMLGAWAAGLEVAVPEGANVLPLVLAEYTPTWFAALVIAGAMAAMMSSSDSMLLSGSSYFTRDLYRPFVERDLSDRREDLLARGGVVVFATAAFVGSLLEPATLFELGDAAFSGFAQLALPVLLALYWRGVTRAGITAGVLTGQGFYLATLFVGWLVRLIEFFSPVLGDVVPTLTALVTTLFQGSYVGWSAGLVGMGLGLVVTVVVSLLTSPAAAERRAIYFDRLGAD, encoded by the coding sequence GTGAGGGCGGTCACGCTCCAGGTGACGATCATCGTGGGCTATCTCCTGCTCGCGCTCGGGGTCGGGCTGGTCGCCTACCGACTGACCGATCGGACGGCCGAGGACTTCTACCTCGCGAGCAGAACGCTCGGGACGGTCGTCCTGCTGTTTACGACGTTCGCGACGCTACTGTCGGCCTTCACCTTCTTCGCCGGGCCGAACATCGCCTACGCGCAGGGGCCCGAGTGGATCCTGGTCATGGGGCTGATGGACGGCATCATCTTCGCCGTTCTCTGGTACGTGATCGGCTACAAGCAGTGGCTGCTCGGCCAGCGCTTTGGCTACGTCACCCTCGGCGAGATGCTCGGCGATCGCTTCGGATCGCGGTGGCTGCGCGGCCTCGTCGCCGGCGTCAGCCTCCTCTGGCTCTTTCCGTACGTCATGCTCCAGCAGGTCGGGGCCGGCACCGCGCTCGAGGCGCTCACCGAGGGCGCGGTCTCCTACGCCGCGGGCGCCGGCCTGATCACGGCGTTCATGATCCTCTACGTCGTCGTCGCCGGGATGCGCGGGATCGCCTGGACCGACACGCTGCAGGGCGCGTTCATGCTGATCACGACCTGGGTCGCGCTGCTGTGGGTGCTCGCGGCCGTCGGCGGCCCCGGCGCCGCGACCGAGGCCCTCGCGTCGAACCCGGAGACCGGCGGGTTCCTCTCGCTGGGGAGCGGCTACTACACGCCTCAGTTTATCCTCTCGACGGCGATCACGATCGGCTTCGGCGTCGCGATGTTCCCGCAGGTCAACCAGCGCTTCTTCGCCGCGAGTTCGAAAACGGTGCTCAAGCGCTCCTTGGCCCTCTGGCCGATACTCTGTGTCCTCCTCTTCGTCCCCTCGTTCATGCTCGGCGCGTGGGCCGCCGGCCTCGAGGTCGCGGTTCCCGAGGGGGCGAACGTCCTGCCGCTGGTCCTCGCGGAGTACACGCCGACGTGGTTCGCCGCGCTCGTCATCGCCGGCGCGATGGCCGCGATGATGTCCTCCTCGGACTCGATGTTGCTCTCCGGCTCGTCGTACTTCACGCGGGACCTCTACCGCCCGTTCGTCGAGCGGGACCTCTCCGACCGCCGGGAGGACCTGCTGGCCCGCGGCGGGGTCGTCGTCTTCGCGACCGCGGCCTTCGTCGGCAGTCTGCTCGAGCCGGCCACGCTGTTCGAACTCGGCGACGCGGCCTTCAGCGGCTTCGCCCAGCTCGCGCTGCCGGTCCTGCTCGCGCTCTACTGGCGCGGAGTCACGCGAGCCGGCATCACCGCAGGGGTTCTCACTGGTCAGGGGTTCTACCTCGCGACCCTGTTCGTAGGGTGGCTCGTCCGCCTCATCGAGTTCTTCAGCCCCGTACTCGGCGACGTTGTGCCGACGCTAACGGCCCTCGTGACGACGCTGTTTCAGGGATCGTACGTCGGCTGGTCGGCGGGTCTCGTGGGAATGGGGCTCGGGCTGGTCGTCACCGTCGTCGTCTCCCTGCTGACCTCGCCGGCGGCCGCCGAGCGGCGGGCGATCTACTTCGATCGACTGGGCGCGGACTGA
- a CDS encoding ribonuclease R family protein, with amino-acid sequence MSDDAQAEAGTVEGQGPVEVSEELARHLENKREELFEKFELRDEFPPEVLEEAEARTEGVTAEIQDEIDDRQDLRDLTTWTTDPIDAQDFDDAISIAERDDEYVLWVHIADVTHYVNPETAMWDEAVERGNTVYLPGYTVHMLPPVLAETVCSLVPNEDRLAHTVEMHLDKENLTYENIEIYKSVIESDERLTYAEAESRLEESDAPLHEENALVYDLAEQMHEQRKEDGSLVLNPSRDRAHTIIEECMLKANKAVTHELMWNRGVSAMYRVHPQPSPDEWSEALREIQDLDGVSIPGSTWDDPRKAVNATLEDAPDRQLDKIQWAVMKVMPRARYMNDPFGGHHALNFEIYGHFTSPIRRLSDLINHWIVYQNDVPENLVELCDRASDKQKDAEQCEREYKTFLQEVGLDPMAVNNRGIEVVDEDEAEKTL; translated from the coding sequence ATGAGTGACGACGCACAGGCCGAGGCCGGAACGGTAGAAGGCCAGGGCCCTGTCGAAGTTTCGGAGGAGCTCGCGCGCCATCTCGAGAACAAGCGCGAGGAGCTGTTCGAGAAGTTCGAGCTCCGCGACGAGTTCCCGCCCGAGGTCCTCGAGGAGGCCGAAGCCCGAACGGAGGGCGTGACGGCGGAGATCCAAGATGAGATCGACGACCGGCAGGATCTGCGCGACCTGACGACCTGGACGACGGACCCGATCGACGCCCAGGACTTCGACGACGCGATCTCGATCGCCGAGCGCGACGACGAGTACGTCCTCTGGGTGCACATCGCCGACGTGACCCACTACGTCAACCCCGAGACGGCCATGTGGGACGAGGCCGTCGAACGCGGTAACACAGTCTATCTCCCCGGTTATACGGTTCACATGCTGCCGCCGGTGCTGGCCGAGACGGTCTGCTCGCTAGTGCCCAACGAGGACCGGCTGGCCCACACCGTCGAGATGCACCTCGACAAGGAGAATCTGACCTACGAGAACATCGAGATCTACAAGTCGGTCATCGAGTCCGACGAGCGACTCACCTACGCGGAGGCCGAGAGTCGCCTCGAGGAGTCCGACGCGCCGCTCCACGAGGAGAACGCGCTGGTCTACGATCTCGCCGAGCAGATGCACGAACAGCGCAAGGAAGACGGCTCGCTCGTCTTGAATCCGAGCCGCGACCGCGCCCACACCATCATCGAGGAGTGCATGCTGAAGGCCAACAAGGCCGTCACGCACGAGCTCATGTGGAATCGCGGCGTCTCTGCCATGTACCGGGTCCACCCCCAGCCCAGCCCCGACGAGTGGTCCGAGGCCCTCCGAGAGATTCAGGACTTGGACGGCGTTTCGATCCCCGGAAGCACCTGGGACGACCCGCGAAAGGCCGTTAACGCGACGCTCGAGGACGCCCCTGATCGCCAGCTGGACAAGATCCAGTGGGCGGTGATGAAGGTGATGCCTCGAGCGCGGTACATGAACGACCCCTTCGGCGGCCACCACGCGCTGAACTTCGAGATCTACGGCCACTTCACGAGCCCCATCCGGCGGCTCTCCGACCTGATCAACCACTGGATCGTCTACCAGAACGACGTTCCGGAGAACCTCGTGGAACTCTGCGATCGGGCCAGCGACAAGCAGAAAGACGCCGAGCAGTGCGAGCGCGAGTACAAGACCTTCCTCCAGGAGGTCGGCCTCGATCCGATGGCGGTCAACAACCGCGGGATCGAGGTCGTAGACGAGGACGAGGCAGAGAAGACGCTATAG